AGCTCATGCTCTAAGACAAGTGTTTGAGGCTTCTTTGTTTTAATAGCGTAGTGTATGTAGGCTTTCTCAATGTCTCCCTGGCAGGCATAGAGTTCGAGCTGAAGCTGATAAGAAAGATCTATTTGTGAAGGTTTGCGACTGGCTGTTTTAAGATCTATAACCGCCATGTCTTCTGTGACAACGTCCCTTTTCCCATAGAGAATTATTCCATTTCCAATGTTCTCCTCCACCCAATCCTCCACAAGCAGAGGTTTAACAATCGGTGCTAATTCCTTGTGGTAACACTCAAGAAGTCTATAACCTTCGTCCTTTATCTCTCCTTTGGGTTTTTCCCATTCTTCAACTTCTTCGCTTTGCTTTTCAAACTCGGCATCATAAGCATCAAGAACGTCACCAAGAGGTAAATCTTTTCCGCTTTCTATCTTTTGAAGAAAATTAATCTCTTCTCCTTTGTGAAAACTTAACCCGACAACAAGAGAAGGTTTTGGTGGGACCTTGAGACCTTCTATATAGCGCAAATACCACTGATACTGACAGCGCAAAAACATATTTATAGAAGAGGGGGAAAGTTTTAATCCCCCAGCTTTTTCCTTATCCGAAGATAAAGTCATCGTCTCCCCCGTTTTCATCATTGTCTTTTCTTTTATTTTCTATCTCTATTAAATGTTCTATCAGCGTTGAAGCTTCTTTCCTTGTAAGCTCTTTTGTGCTTGTTTTCTTAAACAACAATTCCATAAGTGCTTTTCCTTCTTTTTCCCACTGGTCCCCCCATATCTTTTTGAGAGTGACAATGATTTTCTTTCTTTGCGCATCTGTTATCTGCTTAGTAGTGCCGTTATTGGAACCACCAGTAAAACCATTATCACCGTTAGAATAGCTATCCAGTCCTCCATAGTTCAAAACCTCCCCTGTCTCTTCGTCTATTTCAATTCCCATTTCCTCTGGAACGTACATTCCGGACATTTCATTGGGGAATGCTTCTCGAAGTGCCTGGACAAGCGCAACTTTTCTAATCATTGTTGCGGGCATTGTAGCCCAGTTATTCATCAGCTCTCCGTTTTTGTTTTTGCGCGCGTATTCCTCAAGTGCCACTTCAGTGCGTATAGGATGAGCAAAGTCTTTTCTGTAAACCTCAGCCCAACCGCCAACAAGTTCCTCCTTGCTCTTGATATAAAAAGCTCCATCTCGATATGTGATTTCTCCACTTTCATTGTTCACTACAATTACACCTGCCTTATAACCATCAAGCTGTTTTGACCTTTCAGCCCTTTTTAAGAAAGCGTCTTTTCCTACTACGATTGTAGGCTTTTGTGTTTTTCCCCACTTAATAAAGTGAACATCATA
This Desulfurobacterium indicum DNA region includes the following protein-coding sequences:
- a CDS encoding RecB family exonuclease, whose product is MTLSSDKEKAGGLKLSPSSINMFLRCQYQWYLRYIEGLKVPPKPSLVVGLSFHKGEEINFLQKIESGKDLPLGDVLDAYDAEFEKQSEEVEEWEKPKGEIKDEGYRLLECYHKELAPIVKPLLVEDWVEENIGNGIILYGKRDVVTEDMAVIDLKTASRKPSQIDLSYQLQLELYACQGDIEKAYIHYAIKTKKPQTLVLEHELPREQRLLKVVNSVVQAIKEAMQSGNFIPNGLGHSWACQYCGYREKGLCPYME
- the bet gene encoding phage recombination protein Bet, translating into MSVIEKPLLIVAEDGKTYTFDEVATYVKYHAPDATQAEIKEFFNYCRIRSLSPYDVHFIKWGKTQKPTIVVGKDAFLKRAERSKQLDGYKAGVIVVNNESGEITYRDGAFYIKSKEELVGGWAEVYRKDFAHPIRTEVALEEYARKNKNGELMNNWATMPATMIRKVALVQALREAFPNEMSGMYVPEEMGIEIDEETGEVLNYGGLDSYSNGDNGFTGGSNNGTTKQITDAQRKKIIVTLKKIWGDQWEKEGKALMELLFKKTSTKELTRKEASTLIEHLIEIENKRKDNDENGGDDDFIFG